The region TGTATTCGCAGTGCTTTCAACAAAGTCATTGCTGACAAGAGACCAAAGAAATTACTTCTCTTAGTTGCCATCACCATCGCCTTCGTCATGAACATCAGCAATGCCATGACTtcgtcttggtcttggtcttgttTCGTTCCCCCATCACCATTAGACATCTACGGCGTCTACTCAGGGGCGTATCAGATGTGACAGCTTGGAAAGAAGTCAGAGCTATAGACATGGACACAGACATACTGTGTGCACTGTTCACATGCGTAAGAGTGTATGCGGGGGGCGTTCGCAGACAATCAGAATTCAAATGGAATAACGTACGACGAGGTATGCTCGCTCGGATGATGACGAGACATTTGAACATTTTTCCCGTTCAAGTTGCATTTACTGGGAGTCTGGGCGGCTGCCTCCTCCCCACTAGGGGCTCCCACTTGCTGTCTCCACTTTGCTTTTGTGTATTTTGAGTTGCTTAAAACGACGACAACTATATCCACACATGCGACATGACGGAGTGATGCCTTCAGAAGAGGCTTGCTTCTACGGACTACGGATAAATGCTGATGTTTCTTTGTTAATTTCCATGCTGGTGCTCAAATGTTTTGTGCTTGTGACAAATGTTGAGCTTGTACAATTGCCTGTGCCTACTACCCCAAGCCCCCGCTAAAGGTGTTGCATAAGAACGTTTGTCTTTGAGTTAcatgcaacaaattttgtctgcaattaatttgttgggggggggggaacgaCAATCTTCGACAATCGACAAAGAAAGCGAGAGACAGCTGAAGGCATTACAGAGCTATAggaatttcaataaatatcCCATGGCAAAAGACTACTGCTGGTCTATCTGTATCCCCTTACAGATATGGTCTTGTGCCGTAAGTACTTCTATTTAAAGATTTCTCGAGCTCCTCTCCACGTACCGTAGTCCCCCATTTCAAGTGTCATTCAAGGCACAGCACAGCCCAGCACGCCCTGCACTTAATTACAAAACAGCGTGGGTGGTTTTTGTCGGGAAAAACGAGATTTCGGAAAATCGGGATCTCCCCGCTGCTTCAGGATGGCGGGGTCACATCTTTTTTCGATTAAAAAGTTTCGAGAGTCGCAAGGCAATTGTCAGTTACATCCACTTaacctgctggctgctgtctTTTGGCGAACGAACGGAAAATTTTACGACAGATTAACGAACGATTAACGGTGTAACGTGGCACTTGCCACCCGGCACGTGCTCAGCTTTGGAAAGCCATTCTCTTTCCTCGGCGCCCCCAGGGTGTaggcgatggcgacggcgacgttTGCTAGGAATTTATATTTCACAGGTGATTTGTCGCATAAAATTCGAATAATTCATAAGAGCGCAAAAATAACAAGGAGGGAACGGCACCACCTCTGGTGACGGTACTCATCCCCTGCACAACCGCACTGCCAGAACGCCAAAAAGTATGCCCCGAAATGCCGCAAAGTTGGCGTCGACGgcaacgcggcgtatgcgtgctaaaaacttttttgtCAACGGAACAGGGCGCTTCCCACTGAGAAGAAGTGGGGtgtggagagggagagggagtgcgAGGAAGAGTGGTGTGGTAAGGAAGAGAGTTTgtcatttcatttgtttgactCGCTCTTGCTGCCCCTTCCTGGTAGCCTGTTTTCCGTGCGCCCCTTTTCAACATTTTGGTCACATTCTACCCGCATTTTTTTTCCGGTTTTTcctgttgatttttttttgttgaatgttGGTTTTCTCGTGTATATCTAACAATTCGAAAATTGTATCTTAAGCGGGCGTAACTTGTATACGGATGGATTTGTATCTGCTATCCGTTTTAGCGGTTGACTTTTGATGGCTTTTTTATGCGGGTTTGAAGAGAGCCCCTCCCCATTGGCAAAGGTTAGGTCGATTACAGAGGTTAGAGATGTCACCCTATACAGgagatttttcttttttgtctcTAATTATTTGCTTTCCCCTTCTCTTTCGTGCAAGTTCAAGCTTACTTTAACCAGAGTAATAAATTTGCCTTGGGCGGAATCTCTGCcgttttttatttgcctttttatatctcaatttccatttttcgcCTTCCGATTTGTATGTTCTTTCCTCTCatgctgttttttgttgaggcTTTTTCTCTGCTTTCTGCCTCTTTGAACTGCAATTAAGATCGCTTCCACTCATCGGCGGCAACTGTTGGCCTTGtcgctttgcttttgctgcctGTGGATACAATCAAGGTGTTACAAAGAAAAGGTGTTGCTCAGCAGTGCCAGCCCAAAGTATGTCAAAACAAGGTGAGCTTAGGACAAAGACTTGTAATTGCTAATTTTGTAATAGTTGCCAATTTTTGTAGCTGCTCAGTACCTTGTATAAATATGACTTGTGGTATTTCTTGGTTTCGCTCATACTCTCTTCTTTCACTGCCTTGAATATTCTTCCCTTGCATCTGCTGACTGCGCTGTCGCTGCCTGTGCGGACTGCTCTGCTGtcgtttcatttgcattcTTATCGCCGCCTCTCTGCCGCGTTTAAATGTCGCCAGCATGAAACTTTTTTCCTTTCCAACCAttcacatatacatatgtatgtgtgtttgcaCTCACTCTCTTACTCAAAAGCTCTgccaattttttgttgttgaatttaaaatgtttCTTCTCATGTTTATCTTCTGTCACATGTGCGTATCACTGCTCTCGCTCTTGTTAGCCTCCTCtttttttcccatttctctAGCTGTTGATTTTTGATACATGAAGGGTCCCTGCGGTGTTGTTTGCCTTGGTGGGAAGTGGGAGTTGGGTAGGAAACTGCGAAAGGTGACTGTGATTCCTCTCCTTTGCTGGTTTCAGCATTTCAAATTTCTGCGAATTTTAACATCCAGTATTTCGAGAGGACACGGGTATATCGGATTCCTGAAAGTGAATGTAACATCTTTCCATACATGAGCGGAAAAAGAGGGTATCTTGTCTGATTTTCTAATTAAATAATTccatataaaatacattaaaagtTTGAAATATTCTCGAAAATGTGTAGTATCGTATATTTCTAGGTATTGGAAATTCGACTATAGACTCCCGAACCTCTTGGGGATAAGTCAACGTATGTGGGTGGGTGCGTGGATGGTTTGAAATCTGTCAAGCGAGTCGGATATCTTGGGTGCTGCTGTGTAATCAAGACTCGCGGAAGGAAACATGCCCAACGGCTAGGAATCAGAGGCGGAAAGTCTTCCCCCAGCCTTCTGATAAAGGATTTGATAAGGGAATGTCAGAATGACATACGAATTAGATGCTAATGATGGGACTGCCGGGGATTACCCCTGATGAAGAGTCATTTGTGGAATTTTAAGCTTACACAGACACGAATGCTGCTGCCCCGCAAAATTGCTTTACTTTCACTTCAAAAGGCGGTTTCCCCATCTCCATACCGTCTGAGCCTGGAAAATGTTTACGAAATGTTGATCCAATGAAAATCCGGCCGAACCGAAAGTCAATTCATTTCCAGCAAATTGTTATTTCAATTGTCAGCACCTCCTTCTGGGCCACACGCTGTCTGACTTCTGTATCTCTATGGCCCACTTGCTCCACTTCTCCCGGGTGCCTCGTCCTGTGTACAACATACCAGTACCATAGGCAGTTAATTTTGTGCTTGTGActgcaataaattttaaaagcacatttccaatgaaagAACCGAActgaaaatcaaatgaaacgaaacgaaacggaaaacAATTTTCTGCAATTTCACTAAAACGACATACCAATTGTAGTGTACGGGAGGAAAGTGGGGGTCGCAGAGTGGACCCAATGAcacacatgtgtacatatgtgccgTTCCTGGACAACAATCGAGAATCGATGGAAGCTCGGACTCTGCTCTCGGGACGCAGTGCACTTTTAGCCCCAGCGACAGCCACAATTGAcgacaaatgaaattgttgttgGCCAAAGTGCAGCGTTTAAGGAGCACACACTCGGacaaactcacacacactcaaataTGTAGCTACAGGACCCTGCATTTACTTAGCTTTCCATATTCAGTTTTATGACACTTTTTATAgtcattttaaaatttatgtaaatacgGTCTAGGTATTGACCACTAAGAGGGGGAGTAGAATTAATTTGAGTGGAAATTGCTGAAGGTTGAAATGCATGAAATTATATTTGAATGAAACTTGAATGctagaaaacacacacaatttcaTTGTTTGAAATGTTGAgacaaaaatgttttattttctgtgtAACTTCGTGAAATTTATTGGTTATTTGAAAACTATGATTTTAATTTCGTATTTTGTCTGTTCTATCTGCAACAAAGGAACCTGGTCGGCTGAGAAACCCCTGACTTGAGCTACACTTGCCTACAGAGAAGGACAGGCACAAGTGAGAGAGCCAGGttgattttgtttaattaattgagGGGCAGTGCGTTTGGGCAGTGCTTTTGTGTGTTCGGAGGGAGGCGCAACGAGGCAAacatttgttttaattattatgaaatgcaaattgcataattaaaaatgttaaattcattttaatttttaattacaattaatttGAGGCCGCCTGCTGCAGAGAGTAAAATGATTTCCGATGAAACGAAAGATGTAAAACGGGGAAATGAGTGTGTATGGATGGTTTAATTGGTATCCGCGGAATGCCCATTAAACAGAGGAATCCCTGATCCTATACACATAGAAATCATGTCAAAAATTTGAAATTGCCTTGAAAAATCCTCTTATCAAAGTGATTTTTCGCAGCACTGCCCAATGCTTGATGATGGATGGTGCATGTGAAGCAATCAAATGGTCGTAATGTCATCCACACCCGCCATAAGTggatacacccacacacacactaccaGTAGCACAGGACACACAACCACTCACATATGACAGGAAACGAGGAGTAGGACgatggatgatgatgatgagtcACTTTGGTCACGAAGCTATTTTTCCGCTTGATTACACgataaatgaaaatcaaacGTTTGATTGCTTAATGCCATGGACTTAGGGTCATCTGCAACACCACCTACCAAAGCCACCACCCACTCCGGAACTCCAGAAGGGCTGCAACTTTGCGAAAGTATAAGCGTCCAGAGGGATAGAGGTAGAGGacgagatagagagagagggagtcaCATGGCAGAGGcaacatttcaattatttatatgCTCGTTTGTCGCCTCTTCTTGCACCACCCCCTAAGCATTGGGGTGGGGACATGTGTGAGTGTCTGCGCACGTGTCTGATAACCCAATGGATGCTCCAACACTTGACTGCTTTCTCTCACTTCTATTACCACTTCCACTTCTATCTCCAGTTATCATTTATTTCCTTTGGACTTTGACTGATTTTCTGATAGTTGAGTGCGTTCTCTGGCCACAGTGAGAGCTTAAAGTTATTGCCCAGTTCCAGTCCAACACCTCTTTGAAGGAGCGTTGAGGTTGTAGGTTGCTTTCGTACTTTGATTGATTTGTTAATCTCAAAAcgaaatacaaattaaaagctttttgttttgccacgAGCCCAAGACAATCCCAGTGCCATCCTTCTGCGAGGACTCTACCTAAACCGCttatgttaattaaattttcggGGCTATTCAATGTACAAAGTTAAGAGCTTTCTTCACCcgcaatcaatcaatcagaaCAAGCGTCTTAGGGAGCGTCTTCCTAGTCCCATCTTGGGTTTGCTTTTGCAACTACGTTCTCGATGGGAATCTATTTACATTTTTGACTCATTTCGTTTTGTGGGTTAAGTGGGGCAAAAAGGGTTTAAGTTTAGGGCGGCAAGGGGGCTTCGGTTGATTTCTATCCTACTTATTGATGAGGTGCCAGAGTCCGTTCCAATAGGAGCGGAGCAATCAATAATCAAATGCTGACTGAGACAAATTAGAATGTATTTTAGAAGATGAAGAATTCAAGATTTAGAAAAGAAATTCCTGTTAGATATATACTTATTCCTCTCTTATTATATCCTAAACCGATTTCCTGGTACCTAAAGTGTCTTAACCAAAGTTGGAAGCATTCCTTCCTCTCTTTTTCAGTTAAGTTCCTTTAGTATCACTTTTAGTTCCACTTCAACACCCTTACAACGCCCCGAGGCGACACTGATAGCTTAACTCGGACGCAGACTCGACGATTGACACTTGATGAATGGTTCGCTGACTTTGAAAATCTCAATGTCTCAATGTCTGCGACACGTTCACACACCACTGATTTTCAAGTTCAAGCGAAAGACCTTAGAAATGTGCACTTTTAATTTCAAATAGAGATATATAGATTAAGATAAAGATAGTAATATGTAGAAAAATGTACAACCTCCCTTTGGTTAATAGTAATATTTGGcacaatttgatttgattgcagTCCATCTTCCATTTCCCGATTTCCCGTACAACCCCTTAGGGTCTCGCCAGCTGGCAGTTCTGAACTCTCGCATAGTTTTCCGTGTAAATCAGATCGCAGATGGCAGCATTGTTGTCGAAGCTCATCTCCGACACCTTGAACTCCGGATTGATGGCTATTTTAAGGATGTACGAGCCAGGACTCAGGTCCGTAACGTCCACCCATTGGCAATCCAGATTATAGAGGTACACATCGGAGCAGTTGATGGAGATGCCTAAGAAATGGGCTGTAGAGAAGCAACCTTAGCGGATGAATGGTTTTCCTCTCACCCTGGTCTCCATAGTTGGCGCAATTGTACTTCTTGGAGACTCCAGGTAGGCAGGTGCTGTCCTCCAGACAGAACGATGCCTTGTGGCCCTGAGCGACCTTCCGACCGCTCAAATCGAAGATGTCAAAGGTGGCAAATACTTCCATGCTGTGAAAGTGCCTGGTAAGAGAGGAATGAGAGTGCTCTTGAGTGCTCAACGGAGAGAACAGTAATCTACTCACATGTGGCACATGTGCCACTCCCACTGACTCTTCTCCTTGAAGGGGCGGAAGTCCGCATTGCCCGCATTGATGGCGGCCGCAGTGAACTTCAGGAGCCTCCTTGTGCGATACCGCCAGTGGGGATCGTCGCGCTGTATCTGATAGGCTTCGCTGGCCACGCAGTTTTCCTCCATGGCGCACTGCATCAGCAGCATGGGTCGATCCTCCAGATGTGCCGTCTGCTCAATCTCCAGGTAGTCGATCACCAGATCGGGCGAGGAGTAATCGCAGATCACGGCCGCCACATGCTGCCTGCTCCCGTGGCAGCTGACGACTCCTCGGATCGGATCATGGTGTAGGCAGTCGGCCAGTTCCGTTTCGTTGCCGTAGCACTCGCTACCACTGAGGACGGGCCGGGAGACGTTGGAGCCCCCGAAATAGTCCGTCTGGAAAGCCTCTCGTGCGTAGCCGAGGCCCAGCTGGCGACAAACGACGTTCGCCTCCAGGAGGCCCCAACCGTCGGCACAGATGCTGCCCCAGCGTCCGCCATCCAGTCTCACCTCCACGCGGCCCTCGTTCCGCTCTCTACCGCCCCGCAGTTGAACGTACAAGCGGGAGCGCGAGTGAATGGGGAACTTGGGTATATCCTCGTTCCTGAGGAGGGGCTCTGGTATCAGTGCATCATCCGGGGGATTGCATTCCACTCCCGCTGCCTCTCCCGGCTCGCAGTCGTTCTCGCCCCATCCCTCGAAGTGGCACTCGACCAGCTCCTGTTCGTGGCCCTCACAGAAGAGATTGTCCATCCAGAAGCGACGCCGGGCGGGTCCGAAGTAGCCGCTGTGCGTGTACCGCCTCATTCCGGGAAAGCCCAGCTGCCGGCACACAATGTGTCCCTCGGTGGCATCCCACTCATCGTCGCAGATTGCGCCCCACTTTCCATTGTGCAGCACCTCAATGTTGCCTGAAAGATAGGCGTGAGTCTATGAGAAGCCTTCTCTGATCAGCTCTCACCTTCGTATTCATTGTCTCCTCCGACTAATCGAATGGCTCCCTCCTCCTTGTTGAGGGCTTTGATGTACTTGTGCACCAGCCTCCGCCGCTCCAGGCGTCCATCCTCCAAGGAACGATGCTGCACTATGCCTGCAGCCAGGTGACACCAAAGTACAGACACGTACCAGAGTCTAGGAACCATTATGAAGCTGAAACCAAGATGCGATCCTTGCGCACATTCAACCGCCTCGACGTTCGCTCGAGAACTGAACGCGGCTTGAACAGTTGAACGGCGAACAGAATCATTTAACTATGAACTTGCCAGCTCCATAGATacaaagatagatagataggtaGGTAGGTGGGCTGCTAGGTAGCTAGAGATACGGTTCAGAAGCTCGCTCATCTGACGTCAGCGACAGACGAGGGCGCAGATCGAGAGCCGATCCAAATCCAAAGCTGAATCGGAATCTATTTTCCGCACGTAGCACATATGCATGTCACTTAATGAGTTTTCCAGACAACATTTTGAGGCAACTCTGACATTGCCGCACTCTTTGGGGGATCTTTCAACCAATAAAACCAAATCTAAGCGCACTGAGAAAAATGTACAGAGACGGAGGAGAAAACATGAAGAAATATTTTCAGAGGCATAAATTAGTTACATCTTTTGGAATGAATAAAGCCACCATATATTTTTCGAATTTCCTTAACTGAAATTTTTCTCAGTGTATTGGCCCAAGACCTTGCAAATATTGCTCCATAAACAAATTCGAAAAGGAAGCAGAAGCCCATGTATCATAAAACACGAGATACCAACAATAAAGCactattaaatatatttctcaCAGACATTACCAGCATTTAATGAGAGCTTTGTTTGAACCCTtaacctccacctccacctccaacCAGACCTTCCCCGCCATAAAACCATTGCATTGCAAAATtcaaaatccaaataaaaataatgagaatgagaatgaaaatgaaaacatggAAACCGACGCCATAATTTAGTGACTGAACACGACCCACATATGAATCTGTTGTGTGTTTTGAATGGCAaagtcatcgtcatcatccaaccatccatcgaAATCCACAGTGAGCCAGCGGGGGGAGTGAAGTCCATTACTTTTGGCATGCGGCCATTTGAAACATTGCATGCAACTTGGCCAACATGAACTTGACActgaaacaacagcaaacaacaagcGGAAAACACATGGAACACTGGGAGATACTAGTACAATAAAAGCGAAGCCACGCCAAGCGGTAATGAGGTTTACCCCGTTTTGGTGCGGATCGTTGCATGTAGAGGGCTGGGGGCAATGTGTACGGGTGCCTCATTAGCAAAAGTGCCAGCAGCCCAGTCGTAATTGGAAATCTAACTCGTTTAGGTCAGCGGCAGCTGCAGAGAGTGAGATAGAGGAAGCTCAAAGCAGATAGAATGCCAGATAGAGAACTGAAACCCATTGAAGCGTGGTTTCCATACATTTGCTGGATAGATTTTCAAGATCAATGTGGATCATAGAACGGAACAATTCTCTAATCATGTATCTCTGACGGATGAATGACAGTTCGTTGTCAGGCAGAACAAAAGTGTGGCATGGATATGGGAAAAGGAGTGCCATAGAACCTAATCTTATTCGAGCTACAAGGCTATATGTAATATAATTGGAAGCTCTTTTAATACAACCAACCAGCAGCTAgaaatattccaaaaaaatGCATGAATATCCATAGCTACATACTAGTAAATAACCAGCCATATATGCACTATAACCCAAAATACTCACCAGCTATGTAAATATCTCTTCGAATGCCCGCACGAACGGATCATAAATATTAGCCGGGGAAATTAATTGGATAAACGTTTTACGATATTGAATTATGATGACCGGAAGGGGGAAACAGATAGGACTCTAACGTTTGACCGGACATATTCCCACACAATTCACGAGAGGGGGGGAAAACTTTATGAGTGCGTAAATTCCATTTGGGTGGCCGCAAGGGCTG is a window of Drosophila pseudoobscura strain MV-25-SWS-2005 chromosome 3, UCI_Dpse_MV25, whole genome shotgun sequence DNA encoding:
- the Loxl2 gene encoding lysyl oxidase homolog 3B: MVPRLWYVSVLWCHLAAGIVQHRSLEDGRLERRRLVHKYIKALNKEEGAIRLVGGDNEYEGNIEVLHNGKWGAICDDEWDATEGHIVCRQLGFPGMRRYTHSGYFGPARRRFWMDNLFCEGHEQELVECHFEGWGENDCEPGEAAGVECNPPDDALIPEPLLRNEDIPKFPIHSRSRLYVQLRGGRERNEGRVEVRLDGGRWGSICADGWGLLEANVVCRQLGLGYAREAFQTDYFGGSNVSRPVLSGSECYGNETELADCLHHDPIRGVVSCHGSRQHVAAVICDYSSPDLVIDYLEIEQTAHLEDRPMLLMQCAMEENCVASEAYQIQRDDPHWRYRTRRLLKFTAAAINAGNADFRPFKEKSQWEWHMCHMHFHSMEVFATFDIFDLSGRKVAQGHKASFCLEDSTCLPGVSKKYNCANYGDQGISINCSDVYLYNLDCQWVDVTDLSPGSYILKIAINPEFKVSEMSFDNNAAICDLIYTENYARVQNCQLARP